One region of Eurosta solidaginis isolate ZX-2024a chromosome X, ASM4086904v1, whole genome shotgun sequence genomic DNA includes:
- the LOC137234229 gene encoding uncharacterized protein isoform X2 → MAEAKKWRSEIRNLSDTISELSGQIKELKNTAVEKNHAIESLKSEINANKDTYNLNLESIKSILAEQTILIQTLSENMYPVPKFSSMFPIKTQPELDVLEAFICAENQNQMVGTVFQFIKSGGFKQNLLSILGEDIILQHNMDGKQGKTPILRYAKLMKVLFAAHKLGIGEKECKDQLRQAMKAVKNRYHKASCLKRKHTEATPE, encoded by the exons atggctGAGGCAAAAAAATGGCGTAGCGAAATTCGTAATTTAAGTG ACACAATATCGGAGCTGAGTGGCCAAataaaagagttaaaaaatacTGCGGTAGAAAAAAATCATGCAATAGAGAGTCTCAAATCTGAAATTAATGCAAACAAAG ATACCTACAACTTAAATTTGGAAAGTATCAAAAGCATATTAGCAGAACAAACCATCTTAATACAAACTCTGAGCGAGAACATGTACCCGGTACCGAAATTTTCCTCAATGTTTCCCATAAAAACACAACCAGAACTGGACGTCTTAGAGGCATTCATTTGTGCAGAAAATCAAAATCAGATG gtTGGGACGGtgtttcaatttataaaatctgGCGGTTTCAAACAAAACTTGCTGTCGATTTTGGGCGAGGATATAATATTACAACATAATATGGATGGGAAACAAGGGAAAACGCCAATACTTCGATACGCGAAACTAATGAAGGTACTTTTTG CTGCTCACAAGTtgggaattggggaaaaggaatGCAAAGACCAGCTGCGACAAGCAATGAAGGCCGTAAAAAACCGCTACCACAAGGCCTCATGTTTAAAAAGAAAGCACACCGAAGCCACTCCCGAATAA
- the LOC137234229 gene encoding uncharacterized protein isoform X1 has product MAEAKKWRSEIRNLSDTISELSGQIKELKNTAVEKNHAIESLKSEINANKDTYNLNLESIKSILAEQTILIQTLSENMYPVPKFSSMFPIKTQPELDVLEAFICAENQNQMVGTVFQFIKSGGFKQNLLSILGEDIILQHNMDGKQGKTPILRYAKLMKVLFEAAHKLGIGEKECKDQLRQAMKAVKNRYHKASCLKRKHTEATPE; this is encoded by the exons atggctGAGGCAAAAAAATGGCGTAGCGAAATTCGTAATTTAAGTG ACACAATATCGGAGCTGAGTGGCCAAataaaagagttaaaaaatacTGCGGTAGAAAAAAATCATGCAATAGAGAGTCTCAAATCTGAAATTAATGCAAACAAAG ATACCTACAACTTAAATTTGGAAAGTATCAAAAGCATATTAGCAGAACAAACCATCTTAATACAAACTCTGAGCGAGAACATGTACCCGGTACCGAAATTTTCCTCAATGTTTCCCATAAAAACACAACCAGAACTGGACGTCTTAGAGGCATTCATTTGTGCAGAAAATCAAAATCAGATG gtTGGGACGGtgtttcaatttataaaatctgGCGGTTTCAAACAAAACTTGCTGTCGATTTTGGGCGAGGATATAATATTACAACATAATATGGATGGGAAACAAGGGAAAACGCCAATACTTCGATACGCGAAACTAATGAAGGTACTTTTTG AAGCTGCTCACAAGTtgggaattggggaaaaggaatGCAAAGACCAGCTGCGACAAGCAATGAAGGCCGTAAAAAACCGCTACCACAAGGCCTCATGTTTAAAAAGAAAGCACACCGAAGCCACTCCCGAATAA